One Candidatus Afararchaeum irisae genomic window carries:
- a CDS encoding TRAM domain-containing protein, with product MPRASNRYDPDRHEEYLACPRSRCTARNAPPDSDDFEPHCWKCGVELPRKQPVSVGDEVVVEITDIHQSGEGLGRTDDGFIILVDGVVPGVKVRARVSEVKSSYARSKLIERLPDDADEEVIESDDENDSDTETETDDPALGSRDNFWG from the coding sequence ATGCCCCGAGCCTCTAACCGTTACGACCCAGACAGACACGAAGAGTACCTCGCGTGTCCCAGAAGCAGATGTACCGCGAGGAACGCTCCACCCGACTCCGACGACTTCGAGCCTCACTGCTGGAAATGTGGCGTAGAGCTCCCACGTAAACAGCCCGTGAGTGTCGGCGACGAGGTCGTAGTCGAGATAACCGACATACACCAGAGCGGTGAGGGGCTCGGAAGAACAGACGACGGCTTTATAATACTCGTAGACGGAGTAGTCCCGGGCGTCAAGGTACGTGCACGCGTCTCCGAGGTCAAAAGCTCCTACGCCAGGTCTAAGCTCATAGAGAGACTCCCTGACGACGCCGACGAGGAGGTCATAGAGTCAGACGACGAGAACGACTCCGATACAGAGACCGAGACAGACGATCCCGCTCTCGGAAGCCGCGACAACTTCTGGGGCTAA
- the pstA gene encoding phosphate ABC transporter permease PstA: MSGSEAYETELIEEEASLYEWSAVGAAALGFLVFLLSNAVILRLVDVESEILGTTVFSLFGFGLLVIGAGVVGLGLSSYLGFVETDPSQTSGIFVAAVFGLIGVLGFWIAAGSLVVGVAAGLLVAAFTAYVDEDLGSTAVPGLLSVGIGLVFVTGIIDPGWSWNPEGISVTFSATVVVPALSAFSSLLTTWTSAKAHGDFGSRGRQKGAFVLIGLNAFGMLAILLALILFVTAKGLPQVVEGAQVFPPKVPFVMNSYSILNQYNGIFPAIVGTVWLVVGAVLFSVPLGVGAAVFLTEYAEQGKFTRVVETATNGLWSTPSIVFGLFGYAFLVPRFGNTSSLLSGMIVLGFMLLPLVLITTREALKSVPKAYRDSSAALGVNKWETIKSVVLPAAMPGITTGVILGVGRIAGETAPILLVTSGQPFPQAAVDVFSFSGSFPFVSANFSELMQPSSALPYQLYAIITAGVGGNEEFGWGTAFVLLLVVLSFYAIGIVSRKYFRRKLKHE; encoded by the coding sequence ATGAGTGGGAGCGAGGCATACGAGACCGAACTCATAGAGGAGGAGGCATCGCTTTACGAGTGGTCAGCAGTCGGAGCCGCGGCGTTGGGCTTCTTAGTCTTTCTTCTGAGCAACGCCGTTATACTCAGACTGGTTGACGTAGAGTCGGAGATACTCGGAACGACAGTCTTCAGTCTGTTCGGCTTCGGACTGTTAGTAATAGGAGCCGGAGTCGTGGGACTCGGTCTGTCGTCGTACCTCGGCTTCGTGGAGACCGATCCGAGCCAGACCTCGGGGATCTTCGTCGCCGCAGTCTTCGGCTTGATAGGAGTACTCGGATTCTGGATCGCGGCGGGCTCCTTAGTAGTAGGCGTGGCTGCGGGTCTCTTAGTCGCAGCCTTCACGGCTTACGTCGACGAAGACCTCGGGTCGACGGCAGTCCCGGGTCTTCTCTCGGTAGGTATCGGTCTCGTCTTCGTAACAGGTATAATAGACCCGGGATGGTCGTGGAACCCCGAAGGGATCTCAGTTACCTTCAGTGCCACGGTCGTGGTTCCGGCTCTCTCCGCCTTCAGTAGCCTTCTCACGACCTGGACTTCCGCGAAGGCACACGGTGACTTCGGAAGCCGAGGACGTCAGAAAGGAGCCTTCGTACTCATAGGTCTCAACGCCTTCGGTATGCTAGCTATTCTTCTCGCTCTGATACTCTTCGTGACAGCCAAGGGTCTCCCTCAGGTCGTGGAGGGTGCCCAGGTATTCCCCCCGAAGGTTCCTTTCGTTATGAACAGCTACTCGATACTCAACCAGTACAACGGCATATTCCCCGCAATAGTCGGAACCGTATGGCTCGTCGTGGGAGCCGTCCTGTTCTCGGTTCCGCTCGGAGTCGGAGCCGCGGTCTTCCTCACCGAGTATGCCGAACAGGGTAAGTTCACACGTGTCGTCGAGACAGCGACTAACGGACTCTGGAGTACACCGAGCATAGTCTTCGGTCTCTTCGGGTACGCCTTCCTCGTTCCCCGGTTCGGAAATACTTCTTCGCTTCTATCGGGCATGATAGTTCTTGGATTTATGCTCCTTCCTCTCGTTCTCATAACGACACGAGAGGCACTCAAGAGCGTCCCGAAGGCATACAGGGATTCGAGTGCTGCACTCGGCGTCAACAAGTGGGAGACTATAAAGAGCGTAGTGCTTCCCGCGGCGATGCCGGGAATAACCACAGGGGTCATACTCGGGGTGGGAAGGATAGCCGGCGAGACCGCGCCTATACTACTCGTGACCTCGGGACAGCCGTTTCCCCAAGCCGCGGTCGATGTCTTCAGCTTCAGCGGCTCCTTCCCGTTCGTCTCGGCTAACTTCTCGGAGCTTATGCAGCCTTCGAGTGCTCTCCCGTACCAGCTTTACGCCATAATAACAGCGGGTGTAGGAGGCAACGAGGAGTTCGGCTGGGGAACAGCCTTCGTTCTTCTCTTAGTCGTGCTGTCGTTCTACGCCATCGGAATAGTATCGAGGAAATACTTCAGGAGGAAGTTAAAACATGAGTGA
- the prf1 gene encoding peptide chain release factor aRF-1, translated as MKAKEYEKKKEFERLSEIKGGNTELVSLYISPGSNIADYRDRIRTEISEADNIKSKETRQNVKSALQSILDVLGNYRQTPENGLVIFSSKDETYVFDDLETPIDSSRYHCDSEFLIEPLETSLDSSTTYGLVIITENEASIGVLEGNTVRERKHMESNLHGKHKAGGQSAQRFARDRREKKKRFFKKVGQSAGKILDSEEIDGVIVGGTEITRKDFLDGGYLHHELEKMIIGRFAVSYAGESGLRQLADAADEVISEQRINEEKELIERFYSDLREGKNAYGVDRVEDLVEHGRVETLLISEDVEGERYEELAEKADEMGGETEYISTDFDKGEQFYQSFGGVGAILRW; from the coding sequence ATGAAAGCGAAAGAGTACGAAAAGAAGAAGGAGTTCGAGAGGCTCTCCGAGATAAAGGGGGGCAACACCGAGCTAGTCTCACTCTACATATCTCCGGGGAGCAACATCGCCGACTACAGGGACAGGATACGTACCGAGATCTCGGAGGCTGACAACATAAAGAGCAAGGAGACGAGACAGAACGTCAAGTCGGCTCTCCAGTCGATACTCGACGTCCTCGGCAACTACAGACAGACGCCCGAGAACGGTCTCGTGATATTCTCGTCGAAGGACGAGACTTACGTCTTCGACGACCTCGAAACCCCGATAGACTCGTCACGTTACCACTGTGACTCCGAGTTCCTCATAGAACCCTTGGAGACGTCGCTCGACAGCTCGACGACCTATGGTCTTGTCATAATCACGGAGAACGAGGCGAGCATAGGCGTCTTGGAGGGCAACACAGTGAGGGAGAGGAAGCATATGGAGAGTAACCTCCACGGTAAGCACAAGGCGGGAGGTCAGAGTGCCCAGCGTTTCGCGCGTGACAGGAGGGAGAAGAAGAAGAGATTCTTCAAGAAGGTCGGTCAGAGCGCGGGCAAGATACTCGACTCCGAGGAGATAGACGGCGTGATAGTCGGAGGAACCGAGATCACGAGGAAGGACTTCCTCGATGGCGGATACCTCCACCACGAGCTTGAGAAGATGATAATAGGCAGGTTCGCTGTCTCTTACGCCGGCGAGAGCGGTCTGAGACAGCTCGCAGACGCCGCCGACGAGGTCATCTCTGAACAGAGAATAAACGAGGAGAAAGAGCTAATCGAACGTTTCTACTCCGACCTACGTGAGGGCAAGAACGCCTACGGAGTCGACAGGGTCGAGGATCTCGTCGAACACGGCAGAGTCGAGACCTTACTCATATCGGAGGACGTCGAGGGAGAGAGGTACGAAGAGCTCGCCGAGAAAGCCGACGAGATGGGAGGCGAGACTGAGTACATATCGACCGACTTCGACAAGGGAGAACAGTTCTACCAGAGCTTCGGCGGAGTCGGAGCTATTCTGAGATGGTAA
- a CDS encoding MBL fold metallo-hydrolase: MEEIAQNLYFVEADKPGSHTYVFEGESRTAVVDPGLSSNYERVVSEVGEPDILVNTHEHFDHIGANPRFQDDCLVAAHRYSAVKMVTGDDDVMKCRANGQPEEYEVDLWLENNALFDLGGKRLKILHTPGHTSGSLCVYDTETRALVTGDTVYAYGTISDIYKSGSYGEYANSLRRLNNFRIDVICPGHGDISYDPEETLEKSITKAEERIA; encoded by the coding sequence ATGGAAGAGATAGCCCAGAATCTCTACTTCGTGGAGGCTGACAAGCCCGGGAGCCACACCTACGTCTTCGAGGGCGAGTCGAGAACCGCGGTCGTCGACCCGGGTCTGAGCTCGAACTACGAGAGGGTCGTCTCGGAGGTCGGGGAGCCCGACATACTCGTGAACACGCACGAGCATTTCGACCATATAGGTGCTAATCCGAGGTTCCAGGACGACTGTCTCGTCGCAGCACACAGGTACTCCGCCGTCAAGATGGTGACAGGCGACGACGACGTCATGAAATGCAGGGCGAACGGACAGCCAGAGGAGTACGAGGTCGATCTCTGGCTCGAAAACAACGCCTTATTCGACCTGGGTGGTAAGCGGCTCAAGATCCTCCACACCCCCGGACACACCTCGGGGTCTCTGTGTGTCTACGACACCGAGACACGCGCTCTCGTCACGGGAGACACAGTCTACGCATACGGCACTATCTCCGACATCTACAAGTCGGGGAGCTACGGAGAGTACGCCAACTCGCTCCGGCGACTCAACAACTTCAGAATAGACGTTATATGTCCGGGTCACGGAGATATATCGTATGATCCCGAAGAGACTCTCGAAAAGTCGATCACAAAAGCCGAGGAGCGGATAGCTTAG
- the glnA gene encoding type I glutamate--ammonia ligase, translating into MTTPDEVLEEIDEKDVDFLRLQFTDILGVVKNVSVPADQAEKAFKEGIWFDGSSVDGFVRIQESDMRLDPDPDTFAVLPWRDKDGSKTARLICDVTDTDGTPFEGDPRHVLKRALSKADEMGYDVNAGPEPEFFVFETDDGDPTMTPHDSGGYFDLAPKDMASDLRRDIILALEEMGFDVEASHHEVAEGQHEIDFKYDDGLTTADNVATFRSVVRAVSELKDLHATFMPKPISEINGSGMHTHLSLFDEDGNAFHDPDDEFGLSDTAKSFLAGLLEHAPAITAVTNPTVNSYKRLVPGYEAPVYIAWSDTNRSALIRKPAARTPAASRIELRSPDPSSNPYLAFAVILQAGLDGIERGLEGPEPVRENIYEFDEDERDEYGIDTLPSNLDEAIDALEEDDVILDALGDHVAEKFVEAKRHEWNEYKAYVSDWETESYLEKF; encoded by the coding sequence ATGACGACCCCCGACGAGGTACTTGAGGAGATAGACGAGAAGGACGTGGACTTTCTGCGTCTCCAGTTTACGGACATCCTGGGAGTAGTAAAGAACGTCTCGGTACCCGCCGACCAAGCCGAGAAGGCGTTCAAGGAGGGTATCTGGTTCGACGGATCGTCGGTAGACGGATTCGTGAGGATACAGGAGTCGGACATGCGTCTCGATCCCGACCCTGACACCTTCGCAGTCCTGCCGTGGAGGGACAAGGACGGCTCGAAGACAGCACGTCTCATCTGTGATGTGACCGACACCGACGGAACGCCCTTCGAGGGCGACCCGAGACACGTCCTCAAACGCGCCCTCTCGAAGGCTGACGAGATGGGTTACGACGTCAACGCTGGTCCAGAGCCCGAGTTCTTCGTCTTCGAGACTGACGACGGAGACCCGACTATGACGCCCCACGACTCGGGAGGCTACTTCGATCTCGCTCCGAAGGACATGGCGAGTGATCTCCGACGTGACATCATACTCGCTCTCGAAGAGATGGGATTCGACGTCGAGGCTAGCCACCACGAGGTCGCCGAAGGACAGCACGAGATCGACTTCAAGTACGACGACGGTCTGACGACTGCCGACAACGTCGCTACCTTCCGTTCGGTCGTGAGGGCGGTCTCAGAGCTAAAGGATCTCCACGCGACCTTCATGCCTAAGCCGATATCCGAGATAAACGGAAGCGGAATGCACACACATCTCTCGCTCTTTGACGAAGACGGAAATGCTTTCCACGACCCCGACGACGAGTTCGGTCTCTCGGATACTGCGAAGTCGTTCCTCGCCGGACTTCTCGAACACGCACCAGCGATCACGGCGGTCACGAATCCGACAGTCAACTCGTACAAACGTCTCGTGCCGGGATACGAGGCTCCCGTCTACATCGCTTGGAGCGACACCAACCGTTCGGCTCTGATACGTAAGCCCGCCGCGAGAACGCCCGCAGCGTCACGTATAGAGCTGCGCTCTCCCGATCCGTCTTCGAATCCCTACCTCGCCTTCGCGGTCATACTCCAGGCGGGACTCGACGGAATCGAGAGAGGACTCGAAGGTCCCGAGCCTGTCAGGGAGAACATATACGAGTTCGACGAGGACGAGCGCGACGAGTACGGCATAGACACACTGCCGAGTAACCTCGACGAGGCGATCGACGCCCTCGAAGAAGACGACGTCATACTCGACGCTCTCGGTGACCACGTCGCAGAGAAGTTCGTCGAGGCGAAGAGACACGAGTGGAACGAGTACAAGGCGTACGTCTCCGACTGGGAGACGGAGAGCTACTTAGAGAAGTTCTGA
- a CDS encoding ammonium transporter — protein sequence MVELEVLTNGVNAIWVLTVTFLIFFMQAGFAMLEAGQVRAKNVANVLMKNMMDWSLGVLVYFFVGLGIAGVAAGLTSSGGFSVAESFAYINDSSAWVSWLFGAVFAMTAATIVSGAVAERLKFKAYVFYSVGITGVVYPVIQGFAWGGGLLSGNGFLGAAVGVGYLDFAGATVVHMLGGVAGLVGAYMVGPRRGRFDSKGDSVPIPGHSMTLVALGTMILAFGWYGFNVGTQATVLAVENGALAFKGTALGRVALNTTLGMGAGGVAAALTTVYTEGKPDPLFTANGLLAGLVAVTGAVPHVTWVGGLILGLIAGVQLPFVYRWVVDVLGIDDVCGVFAVHGSAGAIGTLLIPVFAVSGFSATQLAMQAVGIGVITVWTVVATYFIFKLAQVTVGLRVSESEEIEGLDEGEHGVSAYPEFSGSGGNAGAGETAVDGGEKR from the coding sequence ATGGTAGAGCTAGAGGTACTCACGAACGGTGTCAACGCGATCTGGGTCCTCACAGTTACGTTCCTGATATTCTTCATGCAGGCGGGCTTCGCGATGCTCGAAGCCGGACAGGTGAGGGCTAAGAACGTCGCCAACGTCCTGATGAAGAACATGATGGACTGGTCGCTCGGAGTCCTCGTATACTTCTTCGTGGGACTCGGAATAGCCGGAGTCGCGGCGGGACTCACGTCTTCAGGAGGCTTCTCAGTCGCCGAGTCGTTCGCCTACATAAACGACTCAAGCGCGTGGGTAAGCTGGCTCTTCGGCGCTGTCTTCGCTATGACAGCCGCGACGATAGTCTCGGGTGCGGTAGCCGAACGTCTCAAGTTCAAGGCGTACGTCTTCTACTCGGTCGGCATCACGGGGGTCGTCTACCCCGTAATACAGGGATTCGCATGGGGCGGTGGTCTCCTCTCAGGAAACGGCTTCTTAGGCGCGGCAGTCGGGGTCGGCTACCTCGACTTCGCGGGAGCCACAGTCGTACATATGCTCGGAGGCGTCGCGGGTCTCGTAGGAGCTTACATGGTAGGACCGAGACGCGGCAGGTTCGACTCGAAGGGTGACAGCGTCCCGATACCCGGTCACTCGATGACGCTCGTCGCTCTCGGAACTATGATACTCGCCTTCGGATGGTACGGCTTCAACGTCGGAACACAGGCAACCGTACTCGCAGTCGAGAACGGCGCGCTCGCCTTCAAGGGTACCGCACTCGGACGTGTAGCACTCAACACCACACTCGGAATGGGTGCAGGAGGAGTCGCAGCCGCACTCACAACAGTCTACACCGAAGGCAAGCCCGATCCCCTCTTCACTGCGAACGGCCTTCTCGCGGGACTCGTCGCCGTGACAGGAGCAGTCCCCCACGTGACGTGGGTAGGCGGTCTGATACTCGGTCTTATAGCCGGAGTCCAGCTTCCGTTCGTCTACAGATGGGTAGTTGACGTTCTCGGCATAGACGACGTCTGTGGCGTCTTCGCTGTTCACGGAAGCGCGGGTGCGATAGGGACACTCCTGATACCCGTCTTCGCAGTATCGGGATTCTCGGCGACACAGCTTGCGATGCAGGCTGTCGGAATAGGAGTCATAACCGTCTGGACAGTCGTCGCGACATACTTCATATTCAAGCTCGCACAGGTCACTGTCGGTCTCAGGGTCTCTGAGTCGGAGGAGATAGAGGGTCTCGACGAGGGCGAACACGGAGTCTCGGCGTACCCCGAGTTCAGCGGAAGTGGCGGTAACGCGGGAGCCGGAGAGACAGCAGTCGACGGAGGTGAGAAGAGATGA
- a CDS encoding P-II family nitrogen regulator, whose product MKKVEAVIRPEKLEDVKESLSDAGFPSMTVTDVKGRGLQEGVTQSWRGEEYNVDFLNKTRIEIVASEEDVDEIVDVIADSARTGDIGDGKIFVSPVETAVRIRTGEEGDDAV is encoded by the coding sequence ATGAAGAAGGTCGAGGCGGTGATACGTCCCGAGAAGCTCGAGGACGTCAAGGAGTCTCTCTCCGACGCAGGCTTTCCCTCGATGACGGTGACTGACGTCAAGGGGCGCGGTCTCCAGGAAGGTGTGACTCAGTCGTGGAGGGGCGAGGAGTACAACGTCGACTTCCTCAACAAGACGAGGATAGAGATAGTCGCCTCAGAGGAGGACGTCGATGAGATAGTCGATGTCATAGCCGACAGCGCGAGAACTGGTGATATAGGTGACGGAAAGATCTTTGTCTCGCCCGTCGAGACAGCCGTCAGAATACGTACCGGAGAGGAGGGAGACGACGCTGTCTGA
- the pstB gene encoding phosphate ABC transporter ATP-binding protein PstB: protein MSDIETETGSEAGTETEVESDPDLESRSRESSSGGVNTTKGETHEEIQDEWVEYDFEGDAKISVEDLDVYYGDEQAIRSISMDIPEKSVTALIGPSGCGKSTFLRCLNRMNDRIKSARVEGTVEIDGRDIYQDNTNLVELRKRVGMVFQHPNPFPKSIWDNIAYGPRKHGEVRKGIVDKLLGRKSEEEEEIVKRSLKRAALWDEVKDRLDDNALGISGGQQQRLCIARCLAVDPEVILMDEPASALDPIATARIEDLIESLAEDYTVVIVTHNMQQAARISDQTAVFLTGGELAEYDETDKIFENPESQRVEDYVTGKFG, encoded by the coding sequence ATGAGTGACATAGAAACAGAAACCGGTTCCGAAGCCGGGACTGAGACAGAAGTAGAGTCAGATCCAGATCTAGAGAGTCGGTCACGTGAGTCGAGCTCAGGAGGAGTCAACACGACCAAGGGAGAGACACACGAGGAGATACAGGACGAGTGGGTCGAGTACGACTTTGAGGGCGACGCGAAGATATCCGTCGAGGATCTCGACGTCTACTACGGGGACGAACAGGCGATACGGAGTATCTCGATGGACATACCCGAGAAGAGCGTCACGGCTCTTATCGGTCCGAGTGGCTGTGGAAAGTCGACCTTCCTGAGATGTCTCAACCGTATGAACGACCGCATAAAGTCGGCACGTGTCGAGGGTACAGTCGAGATAGACGGCAGGGACATCTACCAGGACAACACTAACCTCGTCGAGCTCAGGAAGAGGGTCGGAATGGTCTTCCAACACCCTAATCCGTTCCCGAAGTCGATCTGGGACAACATAGCCTACGGTCCGAGGAAACACGGCGAGGTTCGGAAGGGTATAGTCGACAAGCTTCTCGGGAGGAAATCGGAAGAAGAAGAAGAGATAGTCAAGAGATCGCTTAAACGTGCGGCTCTGTGGGACGAGGTCAAAGACCGTCTCGACGACAACGCACTCGGAATCTCGGGAGGACAGCAACAGCGTCTCTGTATCGCGCGGTGTCTCGCAGTTGACCCCGAGGTGATTCTGATGGACGAGCCCGCGAGTGCTCTCGATCCGATAGCCACAGCGAGGATAGAGGATCTCATAGAGAGCCTCGCCGAGGACTACACAGTCGTCATAGTGACACATAACATGCAACAGGCGGCGCGTATAAGCGACCAGACGGCTGTCTTCCTCACTGGCGGAGAGCTCGCTGAGTACGACGAGACCGACAAGATATTCGAGAACCCCGAGAGTCAGCGCGTCGAGGACTACGTAACAGGCAAGTTCGGTTAA
- a CDS encoding NAD+ synthase has product MRVSMKEKSETETVTEFETRLDPEATTNEITSFIRSYVEDAGADGVVVGLSGGIDSTVAATVAVEALGSERVLGLVLPTESTRESNTEDAVEVAESLGINYEMIDLQPVVDSFTDAMGRLDEADDNDKNKKAVGNSKARLRMTSLYYVANARDLLVLGTGNRTELLLGYFTKYGDGGVDILPLGSLYKTEVRELARHVGVPDRIVEKTPTAGLWEGQTDETELGAPYETVDEILRLMVSSDVDLDDSEIAESIDTDVDTETVSGLRRMYESAEHKRVPLPMP; this is encoded by the coding sequence ATGAGAGTGAGCATGAAGGAGAAGTCCGAGACTGAGACAGTCACCGAGTTTGAGACGCGTCTCGATCCCGAAGCCACGACCAACGAGATAACCTCGTTCATCCGGAGTTACGTAGAGGACGCGGGAGCCGACGGAGTCGTCGTGGGTCTCAGTGGGGGCATAGACTCGACAGTCGCGGCGACAGTCGCTGTCGAAGCCCTCGGCTCCGAGCGGGTCTTGGGTCTCGTACTACCGACCGAGTCGACGCGGGAGTCGAACACCGAGGACGCAGTCGAAGTCGCTGAGTCACTCGGAATCAACTACGAGATGATTGATCTCCAGCCAGTCGTCGATAGCTTCACGGACGCGATGGGGCGACTCGACGAAGCGGACGACAACGACAAGAACAAGAAAGCCGTCGGAAACTCGAAGGCGAGACTCAGGATGACTTCCCTCTATTACGTCGCCAACGCACGAGACCTACTCGTCCTCGGCACAGGAAACCGAACCGAGCTACTCCTCGGATACTTCACGAAGTACGGCGACGGAGGTGTCGACATACTCCCACTCGGCAGCCTCTACAAGACCGAGGTGCGTGAGTTAGCGCGCCACGTTGGGGTTCCCGACCGGATAGTCGAGAAGACCCCTACAGCGGGTCTCTGGGAGGGTCAGACAGACGAGACGGAGCTAGGCGCGCCCTACGAGACTGTCGACGAGATACTGCGTCTGATGGTCTCGTCGGACGTAGACCTCGATGACTCCGAGATTGCCGAGTCGATCGACACCGATGTCGATACCGAGACGGTCTCGGGCTTACGTCGGATGTACGAGTCAGCCGAACACAAGAGGGTACCACTCCCCATGCCATAA
- the pstC gene encoding phosphate ABC transporter permease subunit PstC, producing the protein MLDDVELTGKTQTDSTSGSRTGVVGLQILGAVSVMAAFVGFLLQASWTVYPLSVFVMSAAYGWYSYQKETARSLAFLTTVFTVLVLGLITVYLFLESIPVFRSMGIEIFIPFGKDITSPIAMWNPNKDYYSLAPMMWGTLITTLIAMAIAGPLGVAGALFIGEIAPRRVREVVKPGVEILAGIPSIVYGFIGYVIINEYMMQVFALPTFGSLFVVGVVIGIMALPTVVSVAEDAIDSIPESTKSGSLALGVTDWETMKSITIPAAVSGISAAVLLGVGRAIGETMAATVILGHSQVFPEPVYNIFGNTETLTSLIASQYGNAHGTHMKALFSAGVVLFVTVLVISVVSQMIEARMKQKFQGLQ; encoded by the coding sequence ATGCTGGATGATGTAGAACTGACAGGAAAGACTCAGACCGACAGTACCTCAGGCTCACGTACGGGGGTCGTCGGTCTACAGATACTAGGTGCTGTCTCCGTGATGGCTGCTTTCGTCGGATTCCTTCTCCAGGCGTCGTGGACTGTTTATCCTCTCAGCGTCTTCGTAATGTCTGCAGCCTACGGATGGTACTCCTATCAGAAAGAAACAGCGCGATCCCTCGCGTTTCTCACCACTGTTTTCACGGTTCTGGTTCTCGGGCTCATAACAGTCTATCTCTTTCTCGAATCGATACCAGTCTTCCGAAGTATGGGTATTGAGATATTCATCCCCTTTGGAAAAGATATCACATCCCCCATAGCGATGTGGAATCCCAACAAGGACTATTACTCACTCGCACCGATGATGTGGGGGACTCTCATAACGACTCTGATAGCGATGGCGATAGCGGGTCCTCTTGGCGTCGCGGGCGCTCTCTTCATAGGGGAGATAGCTCCGAGACGTGTCAGGGAGGTCGTGAAGCCCGGGGTCGAGATACTCGCTGGAATACCCTCGATAGTCTACGGCTTCATTGGATACGTCATAATCAACGAGTACATGATGCAGGTCTTCGCACTCCCTACCTTCGGAAGTCTCTTCGTCGTTGGAGTCGTCATCGGAATAATGGCTCTCCCAACAGTTGTCTCTGTCGCCGAGGACGCAATAGACAGCATCCCCGAGTCGACTAAGAGCGGATCTCTCGCTCTCGGAGTCACCGACTGGGAGACGATGAAGAGCATCACGATACCCGCGGCTGTCTCGGGTATCTCGGCGGCGGTTCTACTCGGAGTCGGAAGGGCGATAGGAGAGACGATGGCTGCGACTGTCATACTCGGACATTCTCAGGTGTTTCCCGAACCGGTCTACAATATCTTCGGTAACACTGAGACGCTCACGAGTCTAATAGCAAGTCAGTACGGTAATGCCCATGGTACCCATATGAAGGCTCTCTTCTCGGCGGGTGTCGTGCTGTTCGTCACAGTTCTCGTGATATCGGTTGTGTCACAGATGATAGAAGCAAGAATGAAACAGAAGTTCCAGGGTCTACAGTAA
- the phoU gene encoding phosphate signaling complex protein PhoU has translation MTIREREKDDETVTETRSESEKEHTRKSFREDLDELQEGVTEMAEAVVEQYERSLEAFENDDEELAREVIESDDEINDLYLSLEQDCIDLMSLQQPVASDLRLVVGSFKIITDLERVGDLSTNIAEYALESRDSVIEGVEIGNIARNALKMLRESVQAYDDADTRIPYEIAAEDEDLDEACGEVGQGLMRSLIEKSGSEAEIDDVLHEARHIVLAIRDIERVGDHSVNIAARVLYIAQNEEELVY, from the coding sequence ATGACTATCAGAGAAAGAGAAAAAGACGACGAGACAGTGACAGAAACCCGATCCGAATCCGAGAAAGAACACACTCGGAAGAGCTTCCGAGAGGATCTCGACGAGCTTCAGGAGGGTGTCACCGAGATGGCGGAGGCGGTCGTCGAACAGTACGAGAGGAGTCTCGAAGCCTTCGAGAACGACGACGAGGAGCTTGCACGTGAGGTCATAGAGTCGGACGATGAGATAAACGACCTCTACCTCAGTCTCGAACAGGACTGTATAGATCTGATGTCACTCCAGCAGCCTGTCGCGAGTGACCTGCGTCTCGTAGTCGGCTCGTTCAAGATAATCACCGACCTCGAACGTGTCGGCGACCTCTCGACCAACATCGCCGAGTACGCCCTCGAAAGCAGGGACTCGGTCATAGAAGGCGTCGAGATCGGGAACATAGCCAGAAACGCTCTCAAGATGCTGAGGGAGTCGGTACAAGCCTACGACGACGCCGACACACGTATACCCTACGAGATTGCGGCAGAAGACGAAGACCTCGATGAGGCGTGTGGCGAAGTGGGTCAGGGACTCATGAGGAGCCTGATCGAGAAGTCTGGGTCGGAGGCGGAGATAGACGACGTCCTCCACGAGGCGAGACATATAGTCCTCGCTATACGTGACATAGAGAGGGTCGGTGACCACTCTGTCAACATCGCCGCACGTGTCCTGTATATCGCACAGAACGAGGAGGAGCTCGTCTACTGA